In a single window of the Polynucleobacter sp. MWH-UH24A genome:
- the lpxK gene encoding tetraacyldisaccharide 4'-kinase — MLFKTSPRFWEKSSFSQSPIRAIVDRFVSVVLLPFAWIFGLMVWIKQLIVDSSLLHTLGIYRAAPVPIIIVGNIRVGGTGKTPLVIALANELVERGFKPGVISRGYQPNARSLLAQPTAVNRNGNPNEVGDEPVLMSQCIHDSVPIWVYSKRKACIDALLQAHSEVNVIISDDGLQHAALVRWPAREGGRDLELVVEDERGDGNGRLLPAGPLRESAKRERDATITISQLPPKSEPFSSSHELHFSPIIDSAYPLHRPNEPITFTQMLSRLVGLKVGVLAAIGNPKKFFDALVKLGVHIDQTLALPDHASVRDNDLQALAVDLILITEKDAVKCSDIEDSRVWVIPMRLDLPSEFSDWVQEVITRPNPYLK; from the coding sequence ATGTTGTTTAAGACCTCACCGCGCTTTTGGGAAAAATCTTCATTTTCTCAATCGCCCATTCGAGCGATTGTCGATCGATTTGTCAGCGTTGTTTTGCTTCCGTTCGCATGGATCTTTGGCCTCATGGTTTGGATCAAGCAGTTGATCGTGGACTCTAGTCTATTGCACACCCTTGGGATCTATCGCGCCGCACCCGTTCCCATCATCATTGTCGGTAATATTCGGGTGGGGGGTACGGGGAAAACGCCGCTCGTGATTGCGCTTGCCAATGAATTGGTCGAACGAGGCTTTAAACCTGGAGTGATTAGTCGTGGCTATCAACCCAATGCTCGATCATTACTTGCGCAACCTACAGCCGTTAATCGGAACGGCAATCCCAACGAAGTTGGCGATGAACCAGTACTCATGTCGCAATGCATTCATGATTCTGTACCCATTTGGGTCTATAGCAAACGTAAGGCCTGCATAGATGCGCTCCTGCAAGCCCATTCCGAGGTCAATGTCATCATCAGTGACGATGGCTTACAGCACGCCGCTTTAGTGCGTTGGCCTGCGCGTGAGGGCGGGCGTGATTTGGAATTAGTTGTTGAGGATGAGCGTGGGGACGGTAATGGCAGACTCTTGCCCGCAGGTCCATTACGCGAGAGTGCTAAGCGCGAACGCGATGCGACCATCACCATTAGCCAATTGCCTCCTAAAAGCGAGCCTTTTTCCAGCTCTCACGAACTGCATTTCAGCCCAATCATCGATAGTGCCTATCCATTGCATCGCCCCAATGAGCCCATCACCTTTACACAAATGCTTAGTCGCTTGGTCGGATTAAAAGTGGGGGTACTTGCAGCAATTGGTAATCCAAAAAAGTTTTTTGATGCGCTCGTCAAGCTTGGTGTTCATATTGATCAAACTCTGGCACTTCCCGATCACGCGTCAGTTCGCGATAACGATCTCCAGGCGCTTGCGGTGGATCTCATCCTGATCACCGAAAAAGACGCAGTTAAATGCTCAGATATTGAGGATTCTCGCGTCTGGGTTATTCCCATGCGCCTAGATCTTCCATCAGAGTTTAGTGATTGGGTGCAAGAGGTCATTACGCGGCCCAATCCTTATCTCAAATAA
- the kdsB gene encoding 3-deoxy-manno-octulosonate cytidylyltransferase, with protein sequence MTVFTVVIPARLASSRLERKALADLGGKPMVVRVAERASQSKAKHILVATDAVEIESVCQAAGLNVLMTRADHPSGTDRIAEVASRLGLDDEALIVNVQGDEPLIPVELINQVANTLAAHPECVMSTAAVAIQSAEEITNPNAVKVVLNQRHEALYFSRAAVPYDRTQSSPTYYRHIGIYAYRVGFLKKYAQLASSPLEVAESLEQLRALWHGYRIAVHLASVLPPAGVDTPEDLARVRAFF encoded by the coding sequence ATGACCGTCTTTACTGTTGTAATCCCTGCGCGCTTAGCCTCCTCACGACTTGAACGCAAAGCGCTCGCGGATCTGGGCGGCAAACCAATGGTGGTGCGAGTTGCTGAGCGCGCTTCACAATCCAAAGCAAAACACATTTTGGTTGCTACCGATGCTGTTGAAATCGAATCGGTCTGCCAAGCGGCAGGATTAAATGTCCTCATGACCCGCGCCGATCACCCCAGTGGCACTGATCGGATTGCAGAAGTTGCCTCTCGCTTAGGGTTAGATGATGAGGCACTCATTGTGAACGTGCAAGGCGATGAGCCCTTAATTCCGGTGGAGCTTATTAATCAAGTAGCCAACACCCTGGCAGCACACCCTGAATGCGTGATGAGCACAGCAGCCGTAGCTATTCAGAGTGCTGAGGAAATTACCAATCCCAATGCGGTCAAGGTGGTTCTCAATCAACGCCATGAGGCGTTGTACTTCTCTCGAGCAGCGGTACCCTACGATCGCACCCAATCGTCACCCACTTACTATCGACACATTGGCATTTATGCGTACCGCGTTGGTTTTCTAAAAAAATACGCACAACTTGCAAGCTCGCCATTAGAGGTCGCCGAGTCCCTAGAACAGTTGCGTGCGCTATGGCACGGCTACCGCATTGCGGTGCACCTCGCCTCCGTATTGCCCCCAGCTGGTGTAGACACCCCGGAAGATCTTGCGCGCGTTCGCGCCTTCTTTTAA
- a CDS encoding MotA/TolQ/ExbB proton channel family protein: protein MKIPFMYSILIAAGWPIWPLLAISILGLAILLERSWYLRKTHIVRKRSIEEAFAATPTLANDPNFLNQLSGSSPIGGLLAGVLREHALGHSAEVAIEELQILAQNLWMKLDRYLGALATIATVAPLLGLFGTVVGMIEIFGSQGGTIGSAVNAASVGATNPQQLAHGISIALYNTAFGLLIAIPALAGWRILRAVADQRQRECEECTRQLFKKLYPQSASSSS from the coding sequence ATGAAAATACCGTTCATGTATTCCATCTTAATCGCAGCCGGCTGGCCCATCTGGCCGCTCCTTGCCATATCCATTCTCGGCTTAGCTATCTTGCTCGAACGCAGCTGGTATTTGCGCAAAACCCATATTGTTCGTAAAAGGTCGATTGAAGAGGCGTTTGCCGCCACCCCAACCTTAGCGAATGACCCCAATTTTCTCAATCAGCTCTCTGGCTCCTCCCCGATTGGCGGCCTATTAGCGGGTGTCTTACGTGAGCATGCCCTGGGGCACTCAGCCGAGGTTGCGATTGAAGAGCTTCAGATCCTTGCGCAAAACCTCTGGATGAAATTAGATCGCTATTTAGGGGCGCTCGCCACGATTGCCACCGTTGCCCCACTGCTGGGTCTCTTTGGGACTGTGGTGGGCATGATCGAGATCTTTGGCAGTCAAGGCGGCACGATTGGTAGTGCAGTGAATGCTGCCAGCGTTGGGGCGACTAATCCTCAGCAATTAGCACACGGCATCTCGATTGCGCTCTACAACACCGCATTTGGTCTTTTAATTGCAATTCCAGCTTTGGCTGGTTGGCGGATCTTGCGAGCAGTAGCGGACCAACGCCAGCGTGAGTGTGAGGAATGCACCCGGCAGTTGTTTAAGAAGTTGTATCCACAATCGGCTTCGTCATCTTCATGA
- a CDS encoding Trm112 family protein, with amino-acid sequence MNRNLLDIVVCPICKSSLHLDEDKHELICKVDKLAYPIRDDIPVMLVDEARSLSPEEAGALYK; translated from the coding sequence ATGAATAGAAATTTACTCGATATTGTGGTTTGCCCGATTTGCAAGAGCTCACTCCATTTGGATGAAGACAAGCACGAACTCATTTGCAAAGTCGATAAGCTTGCCTACCCAATTCGCGACGACATTCCGGTGATGCTGGTTGATGAAGCAAGGAGTCTGAGTCCTGAAGAAGCTGGTGCGCTCTATAAATAA
- the glyA gene encoding serine hydroxymethyltransferase, producing the protein MFDRQHTLAHIDPELWTSIQNENRRQEEHIELIASENYTSPAVMAAQGSQLTNKYAEGYPGKRYYGGCEFVDVAEQLAIDRVKKLFGADAANVQPHCGASANQAVFLAFLKPGDTFMGMSLAEGGHLSHGMALNMSGKWFNAISYGLDQNEAIDYEQMERLAREKKPKLIIAGASAYSLQIDFERFAKVAKEIGAIFMVDMAHYAGLIAAGVYSNPVPYADVVTSTTHKSLRGPRGGIILMKAEHEKAINSAVFPGMQGGPLMHVIAAKAVAFKEALEPGFRDYQKQVIANAQALANSLIERGLRIVSGKTESHVMLVDLRAKKITGKEAEAALGAAHITVNKNAIPNDPEKPMVTSGIRLGSPAMTTRGFREAEARQVGQLIADVLDHPNDANHLAKVREQVNALTKRFPVYVN; encoded by the coding sequence ATGTTTGATCGTCAACACACTTTAGCGCATATTGATCCCGAGTTATGGACTAGCATCCAAAACGAGAATCGCCGTCAGGAAGAGCACATTGAGCTCATTGCCTCTGAAAACTACACCTCACCCGCAGTGATGGCCGCTCAAGGCTCCCAGTTGACTAATAAATATGCCGAAGGCTACCCCGGTAAGCGCTATTACGGCGGTTGCGAGTTTGTTGATGTGGCCGAGCAATTGGCGATCGATCGGGTCAAGAAATTATTTGGAGCTGATGCGGCGAACGTACAGCCCCATTGCGGAGCATCAGCCAATCAAGCGGTTTTCTTGGCCTTTTTGAAGCCTGGCGATACATTTATGGGTATGAGCCTTGCCGAGGGCGGGCATCTCTCCCACGGTATGGCACTCAATATGAGTGGCAAGTGGTTTAACGCCATCTCCTACGGCCTAGATCAAAACGAAGCGATCGATTACGAGCAAATGGAGCGTCTTGCCCGCGAAAAGAAACCAAAACTCATCATTGCTGGTGCATCCGCTTACTCATTGCAAATCGATTTTGAGCGCTTTGCAAAAGTTGCCAAAGAGATTGGTGCGATTTTTATGGTGGATATGGCACATTACGCAGGTTTGATCGCTGCGGGCGTGTATTCTAATCCAGTGCCGTATGCCGATGTCGTGACCTCAACCACGCACAAGAGTCTACGCGGTCCACGTGGCGGCATTATTCTGATGAAGGCTGAGCATGAGAAAGCGATTAACTCTGCGGTATTTCCCGGGATGCAAGGCGGCCCCTTGATGCATGTGATTGCGGCAAAGGCCGTTGCATTTAAAGAAGCGCTGGAGCCTGGCTTTAGGGATTATCAAAAGCAAGTGATTGCCAATGCGCAAGCCTTAGCAAATTCATTAATTGAGCGGGGTCTACGAATTGTCTCTGGTAAAACTGAGTCACACGTCATGCTCGTGGATCTGCGCGCTAAGAAAATCACAGGCAAAGAAGCTGAAGCGGCATTAGGCGCTGCGCACATTACCGTGAACAAAAATGCAATTCCGAATGATCCTGAAAAACCCATGGTGACAAGTGGTATTCGATTAGGTTCACCGGCAATGACCACGCGAGGTTTTAGGGAGGCAGAAGCTAGGCAAGTGGGGCAACTCATTGCCGACGTGCTGGACCATCCAAACGATGCTAATCATTTGGCGAAGGTCCGAGAGCAGGTCAATGCCCTTACTAAACGCTTTCCTGTTTACGTAAATTAA
- the nrdR gene encoding transcriptional regulator NrdR — protein MRCPFCHSDDTQVMDTRVSDEGDSVRRRRRCASCDKRFTTYERAELSLPAIVKKNGSRVEYSHEKLVSSIRLALRKRPVSSDAVDDAIGRIEEKLMASGEKEIPSERVGELVMRELKRLDKVAYIRFASVYRSFADLESFESALKELK, from the coding sequence ATGCGCTGCCCGTTTTGCCACAGCGACGATACCCAGGTAATGGATACTCGGGTATCGGACGAGGGCGATTCGGTAAGACGTCGCAGGCGCTGCGCTTCCTGCGATAAGCGCTTTACAACTTACGAGCGGGCTGAGTTAAGTCTGCCTGCCATTGTGAAAAAAAATGGCAGTCGTGTTGAGTACAGTCATGAAAAGTTAGTCAGCTCAATTCGTTTAGCACTACGCAAACGCCCCGTTTCCTCCGATGCGGTCGATGATGCGATCGGACGCATCGAAGAAAAACTGATGGCGTCTGGCGAAAAGGAAATCCCCAGCGAGCGGGTTGGTGAACTGGTAATGCGTGAGCTCAAACGTTTAGATAAAGTCGCCTACATCCGCTTTGCATCGGTCTATCGCAGCTTTGCTGATCTCGAGTCGTTTGAGAGTGCTCTCAAAGAGCTGAAGTAG
- a CDS encoding biopolymer transporter ExbD — translation MSWLDTSQKSSSRFGIHLGRSSRSFSYAEPEINLIAFIDVLLVILIFLMISTTFTKFQEIAITLPTASGVETVDSAREINIAVSSDGRFALNGKIMNRSQLGSALKQMNTVPEQNLRISIDADARAPHQAVMTVLELARDAGLPNIAFSSQAKK, via the coding sequence ATGAGTTGGCTAGACACTTCGCAAAAAAGCTCCTCTCGCTTTGGCATACATTTGGGTCGCTCATCCCGCTCCTTCTCTTATGCCGAACCAGAAATTAATCTAATTGCCTTCATTGACGTCCTCTTAGTCATTCTAATTTTTTTGATGATTTCTACTACGTTCACCAAATTTCAAGAAATTGCGATTACCCTCCCAACGGCCTCTGGTGTCGAGACTGTCGATTCAGCGCGTGAGATCAATATTGCCGTCAGTAGCGATGGTCGCTTTGCCCTAAATGGCAAGATCATGAATCGCTCTCAGCTGGGAAGTGCTTTGAAACAAATGAACACTGTTCCTGAGCAAAACCTACGCATTAGCATCGATGCCGATGCCCGCGCTCCGCATCAAGCGGTCATGACCGTATTGGAACTGGCGCGTGATGCAGGTCTACCCAATATCGCTTTTAGTAGTCAAGCAAAAAAATAA
- the adk gene encoding adenylate kinase, translating into MRLILLGAPGAGKGTQAQFICEKFGIPQISTGDMLRAAVKAGTPLGIAAKKIMDAGGLVSDEIIIGLVKDRLTQPDCHKGYLFDGFPRTIPQAQAMRDAAVPIDYVLEIDVPFEAIIERMSGRRVHPASGRTYHVKFNPPKVDGKDDVTGEPLIQRDDDQEVTVRKRLQVYTDQTRPLVDYYSKWASEPASAGVKAPAYRKVSGTGSVDDITKAIFTALA; encoded by the coding sequence ATGCGCTTAATTTTGCTGGGTGCTCCAGGTGCGGGCAAGGGAACGCAAGCCCAATTTATTTGTGAAAAATTCGGAATCCCACAAATCTCAACTGGCGATATGCTGCGCGCCGCCGTTAAAGCAGGCACTCCTCTCGGAATCGCCGCCAAGAAAATTATGGATGCCGGTGGCCTGGTCTCCGATGAGATCATTATTGGCCTTGTCAAAGATCGCCTAACTCAACCCGATTGCCACAAAGGCTACCTCTTTGATGGTTTTCCTAGAACCATCCCACAAGCACAAGCCATGAGAGATGCGGCCGTGCCGATTGACTACGTCCTTGAAATCGATGTGCCCTTTGAGGCAATTATTGAGCGTATGAGTGGTCGCCGTGTGCACCCTGCTTCGGGTCGTACGTATCACGTCAAATTTAATCCTCCAAAAGTCGATGGCAAAGATGATGTGACGGGTGAGCCCCTCATTCAGCGTGATGATGATCAAGAGGTAACGGTGCGTAAGCGTCTGCAGGTCTACACCGATCAAACACGCCCTCTAGTGGACTATTATTCAAAGTGGGCAAGTGAGCCAGCAAGTGCTGGGGTTAAGGCACCCGCCTATCGAAAGGTATCCGGTACAGGCTCCGTTGACGATATTACTAAGGCAATTTTTACTGCTTTAGCTTAA